A single Pseudomonas sp. MM223 DNA region contains:
- the acoR_4 gene encoding Acetoin catabolism regulatory protein (*Name acoR_4) produces MDRLQLQLHSARQQFAEGLPLPAGLLPEPIERSWERSRAAGLSPWQPRLARGQLDVQALTDADTQLAACVQPELERLWEMIGDSHWMLFCVNPENRIVQTRKPTGIDSPLSALHAGRRVSEVDVGTTAPACTLMDGLPAIVAGNQHYLQEFAQFFCVSVPLRGVNGELLGALDLTGIGTRNAGAMLERLKHAALATENNFFLGLPDCRILELQHDPRLLGSPLQALLAVREDGSLYAANRAAQQLLGVHSYRPEGLTLEDVFDRPSHSGLDGSPQLLALADGSRLYGRLLARPEAKPRPLRASRTALGSDRRVNARFDDACKAVAGNLPVLITGPTGSGKEVFAKALHEHCCAHAPFVAINCAALPESLIEAELFGYTEGSFTGARKGGAMGLLESAGDGILLLDEIGDMPLALQSRLLRALQERQVTRIGSTTAVPLKAHIIAATHKDLGALVASGGFREDLFYRLDGLRVALPALEQRLDKQQLIDAFFQRPGFPPLQAEARRRLQAYHWPGNLRQLENVARRVGVLAAGEPCINVPHLPDELQGQAGDAPHSLSDATQDVIERALLAHEGNVSAAAKALGISRTTLYKRLGTR; encoded by the coding sequence ATGGATCGCCTACAACTCCAGTTGCACAGCGCCCGCCAGCAGTTTGCCGAAGGCCTGCCGTTGCCCGCCGGGCTGCTGCCCGAGCCTATCGAACGCTCGTGGGAACGCTCCAGGGCCGCCGGCCTCAGCCCATGGCAGCCGCGCCTGGCACGCGGGCAGCTGGATGTGCAGGCGCTCACCGATGCCGACACCCAACTGGCCGCCTGCGTGCAGCCAGAACTGGAACGCTTGTGGGAGATGATTGGCGATTCCCACTGGATGCTGTTTTGCGTCAACCCGGAAAACCGCATTGTCCAGACACGCAAGCCGACCGGTATCGACAGCCCCCTGTCGGCCCTGCATGCCGGGCGCCGGGTGAGTGAGGTGGATGTTGGCACCACCGCACCGGCCTGCACGTTGATGGACGGCTTGCCAGCAATCGTTGCCGGCAACCAGCATTACTTGCAGGAGTTTGCCCAGTTTTTCTGTGTCAGTGTGCCGTTGCGTGGGGTGAATGGCGAGCTGCTCGGGGCGCTGGACCTCACCGGTATCGGCACACGCAATGCCGGGGCCATGCTCGAACGCCTGAAGCATGCGGCACTGGCTACCGAGAACAACTTCTTCCTCGGTTTGCCGGACTGCCGCATTCTGGAACTGCAACACGACCCCAGGCTGCTCGGCTCGCCGTTGCAGGCACTACTGGCCGTGCGCGAGGACGGCTCGCTATACGCCGCCAACCGCGCCGCACAACAGCTATTGGGTGTGCACAGCTATCGCCCTGAAGGGCTGACCCTTGAAGACGTGTTCGACCGCCCCAGCCATAGCGGCCTGGACGGTTCACCCCAGCTGCTGGCGTTGGCCGACGGTTCACGCCTGTACGGCAGGCTGCTGGCACGGCCCGAAGCCAAGCCGCGGCCGCTGCGTGCCAGCCGCACCGCACTGGGCAGTGACCGGCGGGTAAACGCTCGCTTCGATGACGCCTGCAAGGCCGTAGCCGGCAACCTGCCGGTGCTGATCACCGGGCCGACCGGTTCCGGCAAGGAGGTGTTCGCCAAGGCGCTGCATGAACACTGTTGCGCCCATGCCCCCTTCGTGGCCATCAACTGTGCCGCCCTGCCCGAGAGCCTGATCGAAGCCGAACTGTTCGGCTACACCGAAGGCAGCTTTACCGGTGCCCGCAAAGGCGGCGCCATGGGCCTGCTGGAGTCGGCCGGGGACGGTATCCTGCTGCTCGACGAAATCGGCGACATGCCGCTGGCCCTGCAAAGCCGGTTGCTCAGGGCACTGCAAGAGCGGCAGGTCACCCGCATTGGCAGCACCACCGCAGTGCCTTTGAAGGCGCACATTATTGCGGCAACCCACAAGGACCTGGGTGCCCTGGTAGCCAGCGGCGGCTTCCGTGAAGACCTGTTCTACCGCCTGGACGGCCTGCGCGTCGCCCTGCCCGCCCTGGAGCAACGGCTGGACAAGCAACAGCTGATCGATGCCTTCTTCCAGCGCCCGGGCTTCCCGCCGCTACAGGCCGAGGCCAGGCGCCGGCTGCAGGCTTATCACTGGCCGGGCAACCTGCGGCAACTGGAGAACGTGGCAAGGCGGGTCGGGGTGTTGGCCGCTGGCGAGCCGTGCATCAATGTGCCGCACCTGCCAGACGAGTTACAGGGCCAGGCGGGCGATGCGCCACACTCGCTTTCAGACGCCACGCAGGATGTCATCGAACGCGCGTTGCTGGCCCATGAAGGCAATGTCAGTGCCGCCGCCAAGGCGCTGGGCATTTCCCGCACCACCTTGTACAAGCGCCTGGGTACACGCTAG
- the iclR gene encoding Transcriptional repressor IclR (*Name iclR) encodes MAGSQIERAFSLVESLTGEPQGLPLQTLAERLDIPKSAAHRMLTELVRLGYVRQNRDNSRYQLSAKLVALGFRYLSSNGADIIQPILDRLAQDSGELVRLGVIDGTRQTWIAKSQGARSGLRYDPDMGRDAPLFYTASGHAWLASLDDEQALQMVLRQGIADPAQFGPNAPRSTDALLAYLHRAREQGYAWVEETSAIGTSALAAVVRRPQTDEVIGVLSIAGPSARMAQSRLAELAPLLLAAAQELSAASRASELFA; translated from the coding sequence ATGGCTGGTAGTCAGATCGAACGCGCCTTCAGTCTTGTAGAAAGCCTTACCGGCGAACCCCAGGGGCTGCCCTTGCAAACCCTGGCCGAGCGCCTGGACATCCCCAAAAGCGCGGCCCACCGCATGCTCACCGAGCTGGTGCGGTTGGGCTACGTGCGGCAGAACCGCGACAATAGCCGCTACCAGTTGTCGGCCAAGCTGGTGGCCCTTGGGTTTCGTTACCTGTCCAGCAACGGTGCCGACATCATCCAGCCGATTCTTGACCGCCTGGCCCAGGACAGCGGCGAGCTGGTGCGCCTTGGCGTGATCGACGGTACCCGCCAGACCTGGATCGCCAAGTCCCAGGGCGCCCGCTCCGGGCTGCGCTACGACCCGGACATGGGCCGCGATGCGCCACTGTTCTACACCGCCTCCGGGCACGCCTGGCTGGCCAGCCTGGACGATGAGCAGGCGCTGCAAATGGTGTTGCGCCAAGGTATTGCCGACCCTGCGCAGTTCGGCCCGAACGCGCCACGTTCCACTGACGCGCTGCTCGCCTACCTGCACCGCGCCCGCGAGCAGGGTTATGCCTGGGTGGAGGAAACCTCGGCCATCGGTACCTCGGCCCTGGCGGCCGTGGTGCGTCGCCCGCAAACGGACGAGGTGATCGGCGTATTGAGCATCGCCGGGCCCAGCGCGCGCATGGCGCAAAGCCGCCTGGCAGAGCTGGCGCCACTATTGCTGGCAGCGGCGCAAGAGCTGTCCGCAGCCAGCCGGGCAAGCGAATTGTTTGCCTGA
- the kstD_3 gene encoding 3-oxosteroid 1-dehydrogenase (*Name kstD_3), producing the protein MPSAALDTEYDVLVIGSGAAGLAAAVTAAWHGQKVIVLEKEPVFGGATAWSGGWAWVPRNPLAQRAGIVEDIEQPRTYLRNELGAYYNAERVDAFLEACPHMVAFFEKHTALQFADGNGIPDMHGNTPGAAQGGHQVIAAPYDARQVGTLLPRLRKTLRETSFMGMPIMAGADLAAFLNMTRSPKALLHVCKRFGRHLYHLARHGRAMHLVNGVALVARLAKSAQDLGVHLQESAPAKRLLIEGGQVRGVLVGTPTGDRQIRAKAVVLAAGGFPNDNARRRQLFPRDTSGHDNLALPPKGCSGDGLRLGESAGGVVATDLKSPVAWAPVSQVPHRDGSVGHFPHIIERGKPGIIGVLANGKRFVNEAHGYYDYVSAMVAAVPPDDEVCSWLVCDHRFLRRYGLGYARPAPLPVGPHVRNGYLKRGATLEQLAQACGIDPSGLRATVDDFNSHARNGQDPAFGRGSTPFNRKQGDPQHKGPNPCVAPIEHGPFYAVKVKPGCFGTFAGLRTDGSARVLDEAGQPIPGLYAAGTDMASVFGGWYPSGGINLGPALTFGYVAGRHIAGVQGYE; encoded by the coding sequence ATGCCTTCTGCTGCTCTCGATACCGAATACGATGTACTGGTCATAGGCTCCGGCGCTGCCGGGCTGGCTGCGGCCGTGACGGCTGCCTGGCATGGGCAGAAGGTGATCGTGCTGGAGAAGGAGCCCGTGTTTGGCGGCGCCACCGCCTGGTCCGGCGGCTGGGCCTGGGTGCCACGCAACCCGTTGGCACAGCGGGCCGGCATTGTGGAGGACATCGAGCAGCCCCGCACCTACCTGCGTAATGAGCTGGGGGCGTATTACAACGCCGAGCGCGTAGATGCCTTCCTCGAAGCCTGCCCGCATATGGTGGCGTTCTTCGAAAAACACACAGCGCTGCAGTTTGCCGACGGCAACGGCATCCCGGACATGCATGGCAATACACCGGGTGCGGCCCAGGGCGGGCACCAGGTGATCGCCGCGCCGTACGACGCCCGCCAGGTTGGCACCTTGCTGCCACGCCTGCGCAAAACCCTGCGTGAAACCTCGTTCATGGGCATGCCGATCATGGCCGGCGCCGACCTTGCTGCCTTCCTCAACATGACCCGCTCGCCCAAGGCCTTGCTGCACGTGTGCAAACGCTTTGGCCGCCACCTGTATCACCTGGCCCGGCATGGCCGGGCAATGCACCTGGTCAACGGTGTGGCGCTGGTGGCGCGCTTGGCCAAGTCGGCACAAGACCTGGGCGTGCACCTGCAGGAATCGGCGCCAGCCAAACGCCTGTTGATCGAAGGGGGCCAGGTACGCGGAGTGCTGGTGGGCACACCGACGGGGGATCGGCAGATCCGCGCCAAGGCCGTGGTACTCGCGGCAGGTGGCTTCCCCAACGACAACGCCCGTCGCCGGCAGCTGTTCCCGCGGGATACCAGCGGCCACGACAACCTGGCCCTGCCGCCGAAGGGCTGCTCCGGTGACGGGCTGCGCCTGGGCGAGTCGGCCGGGGGCGTGGTCGCCACCGACCTTAAATCGCCAGTGGCCTGGGCACCGGTTTCGCAGGTGCCGCACCGCGACGGCAGCGTCGGCCACTTCCCGCACATCATCGAGCGCGGCAAGCCCGGCATCATTGGCGTGCTGGCCAACGGCAAGCGCTTTGTCAACGAGGCGCATGGCTATTACGACTATGTGTCAGCCATGGTTGCGGCGGTGCCGCCGGATGATGAAGTGTGCTCGTGGCTGGTTTGCGACCATCGCTTCCTGCGCCGCTATGGCCTGGGTTATGCCCGCCCGGCACCGCTGCCGGTAGGGCCGCATGTGCGCAACGGCTACCTCAAGCGCGGCGCCACCCTCGAACAACTCGCCCAGGCGTGTGGCATCGACCCGTCCGGGTTACGCGCCACGGTCGATGACTTCAACAGCCACGCCCGTAATGGCCAGGACCCTGCATTCGGCCGCGGCTCCACACCGTTCAACCGCAAGCAGGGCGACCCGCAGCACAAAGGGCCCAACCCTTGTGTAGCACCCATCGAGCATGGCCCGTTCTATGCGGTAAAGGTGAAGCCTGGCTGCTTTGGCACCTTTGCCGGGCTGCGCACCGATGGCAGTGCCCGCGTGCTGGATGAGGCCGGGCAGCCGATCCCTGGGCTGTATGCGGCAGGTACCGACATGGCCAGCGTGTTTGGTGGCTGGTACCCGTCGGGGGGCATCAACCTGGGGCCAGCGCTGACCTTTGGTTATGTGGCCGGGCGGCATATTGCCGGTGTACAAGGGTATGAGTGA
- the xylB gene encoding Aryl-alcohol dehydrogenase (*Name xylB): MTTPLLRPIQAAVTRGKGAPFVLEQARIRAPQGDEVLVRIVATGMCHTDMIVRDQYYPVPLPAVLGHEGSGIVEAVGPLVQNLAVGDHVVMTYGHCGHCLACDAGQAAYCQDFFGRNFSGAGPDGQHALQDVQGQALNDHFFAQSSFASYALGRENNTVRVPKEAPIELLGPLGCGIQTGAGAVINSLKVTPGSAFAAFGGGAVGLSAVLAAQVAGATTIIAVDVVPSRLALALELGATHVVNSREADPVAAIREITGGGVQFALESTGRPEVLRQAVDALGSRGALGVVGAPPLGTTAQFDVNDLLLGGKVIRGIVEGDSVPKKFIPELVNLYLQGRFAFDKLVRFYDFEQINQAAEDSEKGLTLKPIIRIQK; encoded by the coding sequence ATGACAACACCCCTCTTGCGCCCCATCCAGGCTGCCGTAACCCGTGGCAAAGGTGCCCCCTTCGTGCTGGAGCAGGCACGCATTCGAGCGCCACAAGGTGACGAGGTGCTGGTGCGTATCGTTGCCACCGGCATGTGCCACACCGACATGATCGTGCGCGACCAGTATTACCCCGTGCCGCTGCCCGCAGTGCTGGGGCACGAAGGCTCGGGCATCGTCGAGGCCGTAGGCCCGTTGGTGCAGAACCTGGCCGTGGGCGACCACGTGGTGATGACCTACGGCCACTGCGGCCACTGCCTGGCCTGCGATGCCGGCCAGGCCGCCTACTGCCAGGACTTCTTCGGGCGTAATTTCAGTGGTGCAGGCCCCGATGGCCAGCATGCCCTGCAAGACGTGCAAGGCCAGGCCCTGAATGACCATTTCTTTGCCCAGTCGTCGTTTGCCTCCTACGCACTGGGGCGCGAGAACAACACCGTGCGCGTGCCCAAGGAAGCGCCCATCGAGTTGCTTGGCCCGCTGGGCTGCGGCATTCAGACAGGCGCCGGCGCTGTGATCAACTCGCTGAAAGTAACCCCTGGCAGCGCCTTTGCTGCCTTTGGCGGCGGCGCGGTGGGCCTCTCGGCCGTGCTGGCCGCACAAGTGGCAGGGGCTACAACCATCATTGCGGTCGACGTGGTGCCTTCGCGCCTGGCACTGGCCCTGGAGCTGGGCGCCACCCACGTGGTCAACAGCCGCGAGGCCGACCCGGTGGCCGCCATCCGCGAAATCACCGGCGGTGGCGTGCAGTTCGCCCTGGAATCCACCGGGCGCCCGGAGGTGCTGCGCCAGGCTGTGGATGCCCTTGGCAGCCGCGGCGCGCTCGGGGTGGTCGGCGCACCGCCACTGGGCACCACGGCGCAGTTCGACGTCAACGACCTGCTGCTGGGCGGCAAGGTCATCCGCGGCATCGTCGAGGGTGACAGCGTGCCGAAAAAGTTCATCCCCGAGCTGGTCAACCTGTACCTGCAAGGCCGCTTCGCGTTCGACAAGCTGGTGCGTTTCTACGACTTCGAGCAGATCAACCAGGCCGCCGAGGACAGCGAAAAAGGCCTGACCCTCAAACCGATCATCCGCATCCAGAAGTAA
- the xylC gene encoding Benzaldehyde dehydrogenase [NAD(+)] (*Name xylC), which produces MNTLLPNELWNERLFTGTWVPGELPATVITSPGNGQPLGTLANAGAKQVEQSAREAARAQRTWYALPYDERASVLRKAAAIAEQFQAEIADWIVRESGSTQAKAGFETAITIKSLHEACALPSRSQGEVLPSTAGRLSIARRRPLGVIGVISPFNFPLYLAMRAVAPALATGNAVVLKPDPRTAVCGGHVIARLFELAGLPAGVLHVLPGGAEAGAALTASPSVAMIQFTGSTAAGRKVGEAAGRHLKKVSLELGGKNSLIILDDADLDLAIANATWGVYLHQGQICMSTGRVLVQRGLYDAFVERLVAKARSLTVGDPASGQVHLGPLINAAQRDNALRIVDAARAAGATLATGGSADGLFFQPTVLSDVQRDNPAFHEEIFGPVAVVVPFDSDEQAVELANDTDYGLSAAILSRDTGRALRLGEQLRTGLLHINDQTVNDEVINPFGGVGASGNGTSIGGAANWEEFTQWQWLTLKGEAPAYPL; this is translated from the coding sequence GTGAATACCTTACTGCCCAACGAACTCTGGAATGAGCGGCTGTTCACCGGTACCTGGGTACCCGGGGAACTGCCCGCTACCGTCATTACCTCCCCTGGCAATGGCCAGCCACTGGGCACCCTGGCCAATGCCGGTGCCAAGCAGGTTGAGCAAAGTGCCCGAGAGGCCGCCAGGGCCCAGCGCACCTGGTATGCCCTGCCCTACGATGAACGTGCCAGCGTCCTGCGCAAGGCCGCCGCCATCGCCGAGCAATTCCAGGCTGAAATCGCCGATTGGATCGTCCGCGAAAGCGGCTCCACCCAGGCCAAGGCCGGTTTTGAAACCGCCATCACCATCAAGTCGCTGCATGAGGCCTGCGCCCTGCCCTCGCGCAGCCAGGGTGAAGTACTGCCTTCGACCGCCGGCCGCCTGAGCATCGCCCGCCGTCGGCCGCTGGGCGTGATCGGGGTGATTTCGCCGTTCAACTTCCCGCTGTACCTGGCCATGCGTGCCGTTGCCCCGGCACTGGCCACCGGCAATGCGGTGGTGCTCAAGCCCGACCCGCGCACTGCCGTATGCGGCGGCCACGTAATCGCCCGCCTCTTCGAGCTGGCTGGCTTGCCGGCAGGCGTGTTGCATGTGCTGCCGGGCGGCGCAGAGGCCGGTGCGGCGCTGACTGCTTCACCCAGCGTGGCGATGATCCAGTTCACCGGCTCCACCGCCGCAGGCCGCAAGGTGGGAGAAGCCGCCGGCCGCCACCTGAAAAAAGTCTCGCTCGAGCTGGGTGGCAAGAACTCGCTGATTATCCTCGACGATGCCGACCTGGACCTGGCCATCGCCAACGCCACTTGGGGGGTATACCTGCACCAGGGGCAGATCTGCATGTCGACCGGCCGGGTACTGGTGCAAAGGGGCCTCTATGACGCCTTCGTCGAACGCCTGGTGGCCAAGGCACGTAGCCTGACCGTGGGCGACCCGGCCAGCGGCCAGGTGCACCTGGGCCCGCTGATCAACGCGGCCCAGCGTGACAATGCCTTGCGCATCGTCGACGCCGCACGCGCTGCCGGGGCAACACTGGCCACCGGCGGTTCGGCTGACGGGCTGTTCTTCCAGCCGACCGTGCTCAGTGACGTGCAGCGTGACAACCCGGCCTTCCACGAAGAAATCTTCGGCCCGGTGGCGGTGGTGGTGCCGTTCGACAGCGATGAGCAGGCCGTGGAACTGGCCAACGACACGGACTACGGCCTGAGCGCCGCCATCCTGTCGCGCGATACCGGCCGCGCCTTGCGCCTGGGCGAGCAATTGCGCACCGGCCTGCTGCACATCAACGACCAGACCGTCAACGACGAGGTCATCAACCCCTTCGGCGGCGTCGGTGCATCCGGCAACGGCACCAGCATCGGCGGCGCCGCCAACTGGGAAGAGTTCACCCAATGGCAATGGCTGACCCTCAAGGGCGAAGCACCTGCCTACCCCCTGTAA
- the iolX gene encoding scyllo-inositol 2-dehydrogenase (NAD(+)) (*Name iolX): protein MNAPLRIALIGAGIMGRQHYQHLRNVPQAQLCAVADPGPQAEAFAAECGVPCFADHRQMLERVRPEAVIVANPNNLHVATALDCIEAGVPVLVEKPVGVHLDEVRALVEASRSRGVPVLVGHHRRHNPLIAKAHQVITDGKLGRLINVTALWQLQKPDSYFDTPWRREPGAGFLLTNLIHDLDLLRHLCGEVVQVQAFTRNDVRGFANEDSAAVLLQFANGALGSLTGSDAVAAPWSWGWTRAKARCTRARMASHATCWPAPKGR, encoded by the coding sequence TTGAACGCACCCCTTCGTATTGCCTTGATCGGCGCCGGCATCATGGGCCGCCAGCACTACCAGCACTTGCGTAATGTGCCGCAAGCCCAACTGTGCGCGGTGGCCGACCCCGGCCCGCAGGCCGAGGCTTTTGCCGCCGAATGTGGCGTGCCCTGTTTTGCCGACCACCGGCAGATGCTGGAGCGTGTGCGCCCCGAGGCGGTGATCGTTGCCAACCCCAATAACCTGCATGTGGCTACCGCGTTGGATTGCATCGAGGCCGGCGTGCCAGTGCTGGTCGAGAAGCCGGTGGGCGTGCACCTTGATGAAGTCCGTGCGTTGGTAGAGGCATCGCGCAGCCGCGGTGTGCCAGTGCTGGTCGGCCATCACCGGCGGCACAACCCACTGATTGCCAAGGCGCACCAGGTGATTACCGATGGCAAGCTGGGCCGGCTGATCAATGTCACCGCACTGTGGCAGTTGCAAAAACCTGACAGCTACTTCGACACCCCATGGCGTCGCGAGCCGGGGGCCGGCTTCTTGCTGACCAACCTGATCCACGACCTCGATCTGCTGCGTCATCTGTGCGGCGAGGTGGTGCAGGTGCAGGCGTTCACCCGTAACGATGTACGCGGGTTTGCCAACGAAGACAGCGCCGCGGTGCTGTTGCAGTTTGCCAACGGCGCATTGGGCAGCCTGACGGGTTCCGACGCGGTGGCCGCGCCGTGGAGCTGGGGCTGGACTCGGGCGAAAGCCCGATGTACCCGCGCCAGGATGGCCAGCCATGCTACCTGCTGGCCGGCACCCAAGGGGCGCTGA